The Desulfobulbaceae bacterium DB1 genome includes a region encoding these proteins:
- a CDS encoding addiction module toxin YoeB, with translation MRSKYREAVFQPEFRDDLRHCVESDRKVALRAFDLIEAIMRDPFTGIGKPEPLKYLAPGVWSRRLIQEHRLVYLVRDDRIDFLQARYHY, from the coding sequence TTGAGAAGTAAATACCGCGAGGCCGTCTTCCAGCCGGAGTTCCGTGATGACCTGCGCCACTGTGTTGAGAGTGACCGCAAGGTGGCGCTGCGCGCCTTCGACCTGATCGAGGCCATCATGCGCGATCCCTTCACCGGCATCGGCAAACCGGAACCTCTCAAGTATCTTGCCCCCGGCGTCTGGTCCCGCCGCCTCATCCAGGAACACCGCCTTGTCTATCTCGTCCGCGATGACCGGATCGATTTCCTCCAGGCCCGGTATCATTATTGA
- a CDS encoding prevent-host-death protein: protein MLQTTYSNARANFASLCDEVTENREIVVISRRKGGSVAMIAADELESLIETTHLLRSPANAGRLLSALDRALKREGEPSSLEILRQESGIEK, encoded by the coding sequence ATGCTCCAAACAACATATTCCAATGCACGGGCCAATTTTGCCAGCCTGTGCGACGAGGTCACGGAAAACCGGGAAATCGTCGTCATTAGCCGCCGCAAGGGAGGCAGTGTCGCCATGATTGCGGCCGATGAATTGGAAAGCCTCATTGAAACAACCCATTTGCTCCGCTCCCCGGCAAACGCCGGAAGGTTGCTCTCCGCCCTGGACCGCGCCCTCAAACGCGAGGGGGAACCGTCTTCACTGGAAATCCTCCGCCAGGAAAGCGGCATTGAGAAGTAA
- a CDS encoding twitching motility protein PilT yields the protein MTGVDTNILVRLLTRDDEDQFQKAFALFDKDTVFISDTVILETEWVLRFAYSFKSNEICDAFIKLLSLTNVKTKNPDTLFSALEWTRKGLDFADALHLACCKDCGHFATFDADFIRRSNGLGKCVVKMP from the coding sequence GTGACAGGGGTTGATACAAATATTCTTGTCCGGCTGCTGACCCGCGACGATGAAGACCAATTCCAGAAGGCCTTTGCTCTTTTCGATAAGGACACCGTTTTTATTTCCGACACCGTTATTCTCGAAACTGAATGGGTCTTGCGGTTTGCATATAGTTTTAAGTCCAATGAAATCTGTGACGCATTTATAAAACTCCTCAGTCTGACGAACGTCAAAACGAAAAATCCTGACACCTTATTTTCCGCTTTGGAATGGACCCGTAAAGGGCTTGATTTTGCCGATGCCCTCCATCTTGCATGCTGCAAAGATTGCGGCCATTTCGCCACCTTTGACGCTGATTTCATCCGCCGCTCCAATGGCCTGGGTAAATGTGTGGTAAAAATGCCATGA
- a CDS encoding AbrB family transcriptional regulator: MATTVLSNKGQIIIPKPLRDAHQLEPGQTLEVIDIAEGILLRPTRPYPYPATTLSDVAACLKYNGPAKSLKEMDEAIKKGAMESAGDRG; encoded by the coding sequence ATGGCAACAACCGTACTTTCCAATAAGGGTCAGATTATAATCCCTAAACCGCTGCGAGACGCCCATCAGTTGGAACCAGGTCAGACGCTGGAAGTGATTGACATTGCTGAAGGCATTCTTCTGCGACCAACCCGGCCATATCCATATCCGGCAACAACTCTTTCTGACGTGGCCGCCTGTCTCAAATATAACGGACCGGCAAAAAGCCTGAAAGAGATGGATGAGGCCATAAAAAAAGGCGCAATGGAGAGTGCCGGTGACAGGGGTTGA
- a CDS encoding CRISPR-associated protein Cas4 — MKTFTEDELLPLSALQHLLFCPRQCALIHIEQQWEENQFTAQGRLMHERVDQSGRESRKDVRVEYGMPLRSLRLGLIGKADVVEFHRMDSGEGWQPFPVEFKRGKEKKENWDKVQLCAQAVCLEEMLGLAVPAGALFYGKNRRRQDVIFTGELRRETENTALQLHELISAGKTPAPVYSKRCDSCSFYELCLPRILEKKKKVGRYLDQACEVQ; from the coding sequence ATGAAAACATTCACCGAAGATGAGCTCTTGCCTCTCTCTGCCCTGCAGCATCTGCTTTTCTGTCCACGGCAGTGCGCCCTGATTCACATCGAACAGCAGTGGGAGGAAAACCAGTTCACCGCCCAGGGACGACTGATGCATGAACGAGTTGACCAGTCGGGCAGGGAATCACGAAAAGATGTCCGCGTTGAATACGGCATGCCCCTGCGCTCCCTGCGGTTGGGCCTGATCGGCAAGGCCGATGTCGTCGAGTTTCACAGGATGGATTCAGGAGAAGGCTGGCAGCCTTTCCCGGTGGAATTTAAACGTGGTAAGGAGAAAAAAGAAAACTGGGACAAGGTGCAGCTCTGCGCCCAGGCCGTCTGCCTTGAAGAGATGCTTGGGCTTGCGGTTCCGGCAGGCGCGCTTTTCTACGGCAAGAACCGCAGGCGGCAGGACGTTATCTTTACCGGCGAGCTGCGGCGGGAGACGGAAAATACCGCGTTGCAATTGCACGAACTTATCAGCGCGGGCAAAACACCGGCCCCGGTTTATAGCAAAAGATGCGATTCCTGCTCGTTTTATGAACTCTGTCTTCCCAGAATACTGGAAAAGAAGAAAAAGGTCGGCCGGTATCTGGATCAGGCTTGCGAGGTCCAATGA
- a CDS encoding subtype I-C CRISPR-associated endonuclease Cas1, whose protein sequence is MKKHLNTLFVTTQGAYLAKEGETVAVKVDGKVRLQLPIHTLGGIVCFGQVSCSPFLMGFCAENDVAISFLSEHGRFLARVQGPVSGNVLLRREQYRWADDQQKSTSVARSAVIGKISNSRTVLQRVLRDHPGKIDVPVLQGAIDRLNSILMHVREDITLDTIRGYEGEAAQVYFNVFDNLITSQKENFIFHERSRRPPLDRVNCLLSFLYTMVMHDVRSALESVGLDPAVGFLHRVRPGRPSLALDMMEEFRSFLADRLALSLINLSQVKDKGFRIMESGAVFMDDETRKTVLVAYQNRKQDEIMHPFIKEKMPVGLLFHTQALLLARHLRGDLDGYPVFLWK, encoded by the coding sequence ATGAAAAAACATCTGAACACACTTTTTGTCACCACCCAGGGTGCGTATCTGGCCAAGGAAGGCGAAACGGTAGCCGTCAAGGTAGACGGCAAGGTGCGTCTGCAGTTGCCGATTCATACCTTGGGCGGCATCGTCTGTTTCGGGCAGGTATCCTGCAGTCCCTTTCTCATGGGATTCTGCGCCGAAAATGACGTTGCCATAAGCTTTTTGTCCGAACACGGGCGTTTTCTGGCCAGGGTGCAGGGGCCTGTTTCCGGCAATGTCTTGCTGAGGCGCGAACAGTACCGCTGGGCCGATGACCAGCAGAAATCAACGTCTGTCGCCCGATCAGCCGTAATCGGCAAGATAAGCAACAGCCGGACGGTGCTGCAACGCGTCCTGCGCGACCATCCGGGCAAGATCGATGTGCCGGTTCTGCAGGGTGCCATTGACCGGCTCAATTCCATCCTCATGCATGTCCGCGAAGACATCACGCTGGATACCATCCGAGGCTACGAGGGCGAGGCCGCCCAGGTGTATTTTAATGTTTTTGACAATCTGATCACTTCGCAAAAGGAGAATTTCATTTTTCACGAAAGAAGCCGCAGGCCACCGCTGGATCGGGTAAACTGCCTGCTGTCCTTTCTTTACACCATGGTCATGCACGATGTCAGATCCGCCCTGGAGTCCGTCGGCCTTGATCCGGCTGTCGGATTTCTGCACCGCGTCCGCCCCGGCAGGCCAAGCCTTGCCCTGGACATGATGGAGGAATTCCGCTCGTTTCTTGCCGACCGTCTCGCCCTGTCGCTGATCAACCTTTCCCAGGTGAAGGACAAGGGTTTCCGGATCATGGAATCAGGTGCGGTTTTCATGGATGACGAGACACGAAAAACAGTGCTGGTTGCCTATCAGAACCGCAAACAGGATGAGATCATGCATCCTTTTATAAAAGAAAAAATGCCGGTCGGCCTGTTGTTCCATACCCAGGCCCTGCTCCTGGCCCGGCATCTGCGGGGTGATCTTGACGGATACCCTGTATTTCTCTGGAAATAA
- a CDS encoding CRISPR-associated endonuclease Cas2 has translation MFVLVSYDVSTMDKAGQRRLRRVAKACKNFGQRVQFSVFECIVDPAQWTVFRQVLIDEIDPGTDSLRFYFLGSNWQHRVEHVGAKKGIDQEGPLIV, from the coding sequence ATGTTTGTTCTGGTAAGCTACGATGTGTCGACTATGGATAAAGCGGGCCAGCGCAGGTTGCGGCGCGTGGCCAAGGCCTGCAAGAATTTCGGCCAGCGGGTGCAGTTCTCCGTTTTTGAATGCATCGTTGATCCGGCGCAGTGGACGGTTTTCCGGCAGGTGCTGATTGACGAGATTGATCCCGGAACAGACAGCCTGCGCTTTTATTTTCTCGGCTCGAACTGGCAGCACCGGGTGGAGCATGTCGGGGCCAAAAAAGGGATTGATCAGGAGGGGCCGTTGATTGTTTGA